The Dreissena polymorpha isolate Duluth1 chromosome 2, UMN_Dpol_1.0, whole genome shotgun sequence nucleotide sequence tatgtgaagggacatagaagtaatgagcatttttcaaaacctaaatgcaaagtgtgactgaaagacagacagacagacaaacggacggacgaacggtccgataactatatgccctccttcgggggcataataaataaacataagatTAACTTAAGCTGTTTGGTCTACATGTAATTCAACAACTGATCTGCAAAATGAGTACTGTGAGAAGAATGTTTTTCTTAATTCTGTTCAGTATTATCCTTTATGCAATTAAGACACACAAAAACCATAGGAAAGATACAACATCTTTAGAAAGCAATGTATTATTGTTCTATTTAGAATCAATAACTTACATTAGAAGTATTCCTGTTTTCTAGACTATAACAATACTTGCAATATCAAAACTTTTATAACTGCATGAATATCACATGTTTGATAATAAGTCTCAAAATAGATTCAAtagtaaatatttgacaagatacTTAAGCAAAATGCAATTTCACCAAGTCCTtatgtattaaattaaaattaacttacatcatttaaaatttctatttcttacattaaaaattaatttacattgTTTAAAGTTACAAAATAATCCAATAATCAATCCTTATGAAAACTGAATGACAATGATGATGTGATGCAATATTTGTCATGTAACAACACTGATCACACGTTTAAGACAGATTCACATCCCCACCCCAGGCCAGTTCAAACAATCACAGCCAGGCCAGCAAGCATTGAGATTGCTTCAGTCCATCATTTGTCTGCCCCTGAAATAGAGAAATATTTCCATGTACATTGAGTTGCAAAATTAGCCTAAaacacaatgaataaatgaaGAGGTTCATGTATTTTAATTCTTGAAGATTAGTCTACAACAAAACTGATTACTCATAAATAAAAATGAGACATTTGCACTGGTAATTAGACCAAGAATTTTAAgaaaattcaacaaataaaataatcatgTATTGGAAAATGTACCCGTAAGAAATTTTCTAATTGAGcccatttgtatttttttattatcatattttaatttatccaACACAGGTTCCACAAAGTTTGCAGAGGACACTAAATTAATATGAAGTACATGAAGTTAAAATATTCTGAATACcatgggatatatatatatatatatatatatatatatatatatatatatatatatatatatatatatatatatatatatatatatatatatatatatatatacatgtatatatatatatatatatataaacacacagTTTTCGAGcgatacatgtatgtacatcATGACATTATAACTGATCAACTTATTTGGAAGAGCACTGGACTTCAAACCCATGGATCTCGGTTTGATTCGGGGCTCAACCACATAAAATGTGGAtattggtaaaaaaataattcctCCTACCATTCTCCCACTTTCTCTGATTCTTTTACATAAGTACGTGCACTGAGAACTTGTAGTAAACATGTCAACCCAGAAAAGGTGAGTTCATAAACTGGGCGCCATAATgcgactgaaatactgttgaaaatccaacaaaacaaacaataacaaacttcaattaaaaagtattttcATTAGGCAGCAATTTAAAGAGTTATACAAATTATTGACAGAATTGAAAAGGCTGTACAAACCTTGGGTTTTGAAGATGATTGAAGAAGATTCAACAAAAGCATTTCTAATACAGCATACATACAGCATTTATTCTGAAACATTGTTAAGTTGCATGGGACAATTCCTGATACACTCACCTTTACCGTCACATGCCACTATCTTCACTTTGTCAAGGTCAACAATAACATTGCTTGAAAAGCATATATACAGCACAAATACTGAAGAATTGTATGGAATAATTCCTGATACACTCACCTTTACCGTCACACGCCACTATCTTCACCTTGTCGACCCGGGCTATCTCCTGGACTTCTTTGAACTCAGCTGTGTTCAGAACAAACGTCCACACGTTGTCACAAAACCGATAAGTGTTCAGCTTGCCCTGTAGGACCAGCATGATTTCAAAATGTTATCAGACATATATTCCAGCATCAGCACTCTATACAGTTGGCTATTACCTTAAAAAGTTTTCTGTAGTAAGAAACTATGTCTAAGCATAATTTCTTTCCACATTAACAcacatttcaatatattttcataGCTTTGTTACATTAatctaaaatatataacataaaaaacaagcgatgtgtttgtaagaaacacaatgccccctaatgcgccgctttgattttttttaaaacctttgaccttgaaggatgaccttgacctttcaccactcaaaatgtgcagatccatcagatacacatgcatgccaaatatcaagttgctacgttcaatgttgcaaaagttatgtaaAAAGGTTAAAgtattggttaaagtttttgattttttttttacctttgaccttgaaggatgaccttgacctttcaccactcaaaatgtgcagctccatgagatacacatgcatgccaaatatcaagttgctatgttcaatattgcaaaagttatgaagaaggttaaagttttggttcaagttttgggacacacacacacatacaatgacagacaggccagaaacaatatatccccgatctttcgatccgggggcataaaaatcaaaagAGCTTTAGCTGAATATAGGCTACTTACCCTTGGAAAATATCCTTAAATTCATGCTTTTTTCACCAAAATTAAATTTATGCCAAGAAATCTCACTTCCCAATCGGTAAAATCTCTTAAAATGATCCCAAATTTTGGTATTGAACATTCAATAATGGAAGGCTAGAACCCTTTcctcaaaatataattttttttttcataaataaatgttctataatgaaacttcatattttCAAGCTAGGGGTACTTGACACTTAAGTTTCCTAATGAGATGAGTACAGAAGAGCAAGTTAACTATGGACCTCGATTGCAAAAAAAAACCTCAACAGTGTTGTACCTTAAACAAGAGaactgcataacaggtgccaatgctcggctgcgggtgcagtttgaATACATGAAAGGTTGTCACTTTTTTTTTtgtggtcacagtgaccttgacctttgacctagtgacccaaaaatgggtgtggcatttataactcataaaggtgcatctacataagaAGTTTCAAAGTAGTAGGtcgaagcattttgattttatagcaaaatgtccaggttttagcacgacgttgAAGGCGGACGAGCTGGCAAGGACTattcctcgggttttctctgaaaacagccgagctaaagaGACTTGAGTATTCACTCTGCTGATCAGGGCCTGGTTGATGGTTTCTAAGTTGTATAAAATTGTGAGTTAACTACAAAAGTCATTAACACAGAAAATCTCCCTGCTATTGTACCTTGAACGAGACTCGAGTCTTCACTCTACTAGCCAGGGCCTGGTTGATGGACTTGTCAAACTGCAGTAGCACCTTCAATGCAAGCTGTGGTGTGATCTGACCAACCTGAAGTGATATATAATATAGACTTGTCTAACTACAGGATATATAATAAAGACTTGTCTAACTGCATGATATATAATATAGACTTGTCtaactgcatgaaatacaatATAGACTTGTATAACTGCAGGAGCACTTTCAATGCAAGCTGCGGTGTGATCTGACCAACCTAAAGagatatataatatttacttttcaAAACTGCAGGCGTAGTCCACACTTTCAACACAAGCAGTGGGGTGAATCAccaatttataataatttaacagCATGGCATTTGTAATGGACTCTTATCTGTGGAGTCTGTCTTATTTAATGATGTACAACAAATGAGAAAAACAAGGCAATTTTGTAATAGTTTACTTGGTAAGCATCAACCTCCATGATCAGTGAATTATTTAgcaattcattcatttattttcaagcttTGTAATGCcctttattaaacaagagggccaagatggccctagttcgctcacctgagaggagtcggttcatttaatctttaccaaacgtcaaacttgacttagacagggttcatacagattttcttgaatgaaattcaagcactttttaagcacttttttcaagggaaaaaatccaaattcaagcacttttttagtccgacatactgaaaaatgtactagtatattattttagtgtccaatactgacaacatttttcGCTAAATTGGTCCCTTCTTGCTTAACATCATTTGTGACTTACAACAGCACTTCCCTGATACCgtaacaactgttttaatcaaaagtaagatatttcattatgataattTAGTACCGTAATTGACAaaaggcattacacataccaaaacaaaacccgttatttgtattgaatatgtattctaaatgttcacTCTTCTGGTGGCTTTACAACACGGATTCCCCCATACTAGCCATCTCTATATCTGTTCTGCATacttagaattggcgttgtcaatAACCCAAGGGTACTTCAAAAACAACCCTTtctgaaaatgcacttattcacTGGCATATTTCAAGTTGTCAGCACCGTAATGGcataatgcatacaaaaaaaaacaaagtagaCCAATTGGCGACAGATGAGTGGTAGTTACCTCCCTTACATTATAAAACCCGTACCGATCCATTACCTGCTAGTATAAACAGATCGGACCTGTACTAAATTAAATCTGCAAAAAACTACAACTTCGGACTCATGGAAAagacatgaaaatatgtatttttgtccttagtacaggcaccgtgtacttaaacaaatgcCACTCGCtgcggtgttcatctcactgtgttcgcttaccaatatgaaccccgcgatgagtgttcagatcaaatgtcgcaGGGCCGTTTGCCATAAGGCGAATACCCGAATCTCCGCAGACCCATAATATATACGGCCATGTTCATCGTGttcacttaaaataaaataatgcaacataaacgtattgtattgatccctttcattgaaaagtgataatgaataatgtatttcacacccatgcccatgacaatgttttttgtcttataaaacgccgcatataaaagaaaacagtgttcgcacctagctgtaggataccgcacctggaggagtgttaaggacatatcactttctgaaacagtcagaagtgggtggggttatgtaaaaaaattattccttatattaacattttatattaggTTTCTTACAAAAATGGATgtttttttcagtgtttctagtgtgttatatttaataatactctaacactaTGTTCTACAGTGGTGTATGTTCCAGCTGGTATCAGTggatttatgaagaaaataagaaaataaggactttgaACGCTCAAGAAAAAAGTGGTTTATAAGATGAAACaagtgattatttactctttttgaaagactTCATTATAACttgttcatgtatcactgaagtatatgctattttaattgtgcatattgttccaaactatatatagaatgcttatataaggaattattattttacattaccccacccacttctgaccatttcagaaagtgatatgtccttaattgagtgtttgattattcaattaacagtttgaagccaagtagaactcataactgattgtagtaatcgtattatcccgagtctccagattccccgatacatacgtttcaactgtctcaatcgcatacatgcaacttctcccatctttatccattactcaataatcccatatatgcccgatttccatttttaaaatcatattatgggtgggtaatatagaccattagagtcataaacacaaacgttcgaaattttcaaatgaatttcctcatatgattctatttaaagatttgatgagataagcgcccaatcaggagTCAGGACAGTTGAATTGCAACATGTGTAAATCatctgacacggtttgcacgcatcgtgtacagctattttaagTTACaacttttacatgaaataaatgaatttctttgttctgataaaaagcgcgcaaaaattggcgTGGGTCAGATAGGTGGAGCGATCAATATCATCGGATCAATATGACGTGAAATTATCTGAAAGCTTGGAAATAATAaatctgtttttaacatttttaattgttgttatttcattttcaagcacttttcaagccaaattcaagcactttctaagcacttttcaaggctattgttgaaaataagcacttttaaggactccagatcgtttttaagcacttttcaagataaaccttgattttcaagcacttttcaaagtctgtgcgaaccctgctagatattgttcagacaaacatcctggtcaagtttcatcattattgaaccaaaactctggtgtatggagtgtttttgtttttgtaagattttacctggtgacctatattttgagttgaccccccttaccaaacatcaaactttgcttacagaaataaatattttgaccaagattcataaaatctgaaacaaaattgtgacctctagagtgtttacaaggattttgcataatataataaaaaatttggacaatctaagggcaataattatggcattaattatgtgattttgctcattatcaaacttgactgagatctttcagcaactttcataaagaatgcttgagaagtgtgaatgctagagtgtttacagacCAAATGTGGATGAACgaacggcggacaaagaccaattctaaaacctcacctaagcaatcaggtgagctaaaaagtgtgtttcaccaatcTGAGGCATTTTCCAACtggtccaagaaatcaataaaaccaatgtattgactaagtttcacgataattaggcaaaaaatgagacttctatagtgttcgatcacaaggtttctctctagtcacataaggaaatctgccccccctggtggccatgtttttttaccgattgggacaatttgcaaactcatctgagatatatataaaaccaatcatttcaccaagtttcatgatgattgggcaaaaaatgtgacttctagagtgttcacaagctttttttactataattataaatataagaaaactgcccccccggcagccatgttattcaactgaccggaaccatttgttaactcaactctcgtatcaaggaaacaattgttctgaccaaatttcatgaaaattgggccaaaaatgtgacttctagagtgttcacatgttttcactatatacatatagagaaaaatgccccgcccactggcggccatgtttttcaccgatctggaccatttttgaactcgtccgagatatcaataaaatcaattttttgtccaactttcatgatgattgggcaaaaattgtgacttctagtgtgtttacacggtttctctatagccaaataaggaaaactgccccgcccactggcagccatgtttttcaacggaccagaaccagttttgaactcaaccaacatatcattaagacaaaaattttgtcaaagttacatgaagatagggcatgaaatgttacttctacagtgtttacaaggtttttcttttttttgaccaagtgacctagtttttgacccagcatgactcaGTTTCCAACTccatcaagatatcattgggacaaatgttctgaccaagtttcatgaagatcggacaaaaaatgtggcctctagagtgtttacaaggtatctcaatagccaaataaggaaaactgccccgcccactggcggccatgtttttcaacggaccagaaccacttttgaactcaaccaacatttcattat carries:
- the LOC127869488 gene encoding transcription initiation factor IIA subunit 2-like, which produces MSSYQLYRNTTLGHTLQESLDDLIQVGQITPQLALKVLLQFDKSINQALASRVKTRVSFKGKLNTYRFCDNVWTFVLNTAEFKEVQEIARVDKVKIVACDGKGADK